Proteins encoded together in one Nostoc sp. PCC 7524 window:
- the murB gene encoding UDP-N-acetylmuramate dehydrogenase → MKISQADGNTCTAPATTVEKQEKNNLVESKIIYLPGTNCEIKSHVLLSAYTSYRVGGAAEWYVAPRNLEALQASLKYAKEHNLRITTLGAGSNLLVSDRGLPGLVIGTRHLRYSHFDPHTGLLTVAAGESIPSLAWAAAQLGWQGLEWAVGIPGTVGGAVVMNAGAHNSCMAQILVSAEVLSPDGTLETLTPSELGYAYRTSLLQGSDRIVTQATFQLQPGADPAQVLANTKQHKQHRLSTQPYNFPSCGSVFRNPNPYAAGWLIEQAGLKGYQIGGAQVAHLHANFIVNRGGAKASDIFHLIRHIQYEVQERWSICLEPEVKMIGEFQAA, encoded by the coding sequence ATGAAAATTTCCCAGGCAGATGGCAACACCTGCACAGCCCCTGCTACGACAGTAGAAAAACAGGAAAAAAATAATTTAGTTGAAAGTAAAATTATTTACTTGCCGGGTACAAATTGTGAGATTAAATCTCATGTTTTGTTATCTGCGTATACTTCTTATCGGGTTGGGGGAGCAGCTGAATGGTATGTTGCGCCACGCAACCTAGAGGCATTGCAAGCCAGTCTCAAGTATGCCAAAGAACATAACCTAAGAATTACTACCCTAGGTGCAGGCTCTAACTTGTTAGTGAGCGATCGCGGTCTTCCAGGTTTAGTGATTGGTACTCGACATCTGCGTTACAGTCACTTTGATCCCCATACGGGTTTGTTAACTGTTGCAGCTGGAGAATCAATACCCAGTTTGGCATGGGCAGCTGCCCAACTAGGATGGCAGGGCTTAGAGTGGGCTGTGGGTATCCCTGGAACCGTGGGTGGTGCGGTGGTGATGAATGCCGGCGCACACAATAGCTGTATGGCACAGATATTAGTCAGTGCTGAGGTATTATCACCAGATGGGACATTAGAGACACTGACTCCGTCCGAGTTGGGTTATGCTTACCGGACATCATTATTGCAAGGTAGCGATCGCATCGTTACCCAAGCCACCTTCCAACTCCAACCAGGAGCCGATCCCGCCCAAGTTTTAGCCAACACTAAGCAACACAAACAGCATCGTCTCAGTACCCAACCCTACAACTTCCCCAGTTGTGGTAGTGTGTTTCGCAATCCCAACCCCTACGCAGCTGGTTGGTTAATAGAACAAGCTGGTTTAAAAGGCTATCAAATTGGCGGCGCACAAGTAGCCCATCTTCATGCAAATTTTATTGTGAATCGTGGAGGCGCAAAAGCTAGCGATATTTTTCATCTCATTCGCCATATCCAGTATGAGGTACAGGAACGCTGGTCAATCTGCTTAGAACCAGAAGTCAAAATGATTGGAGAGTTCCAAGCGGCTTGA
- a CDS encoding YbaB/EbfC family nucleoid-associated protein yields MTGKGQGFGFGLGKMKELAEAFKKAQQVQEGAKRLQEELEQMEIQGESGGGLVKVIVSGNQEPKRVEISPDALAQGADMLSDLVTVAMKNAYEKSTATMRERMEELTSGLELPGF; encoded by the coding sequence ATGACAGGAAAAGGACAAGGGTTTGGCTTTGGCTTAGGAAAAATGAAAGAACTAGCTGAAGCTTTTAAGAAAGCACAACAAGTTCAAGAAGGTGCAAAGCGACTCCAAGAAGAATTGGAGCAAATGGAAATTCAAGGAGAGTCTGGTGGTGGACTGGTGAAGGTAATTGTGAGTGGCAACCAAGAACCAAAACGTGTGGAAATTTCCCCGGATGCACTAGCACAAGGTGCAGATATGCTTTCGGACTTGGTAACAGTAGCCATGAAAAATGCCTATGAAAAGTCTACAGCAACCATGCGGGAACGTATGGAAGAACTAACCAGTGGATTAGAATTGCCTGGTTTTTAG
- a CDS encoding DMT family transporter produces MQLKLSASKLPFAPLLLIAPFFLWGTAMVAMKGVIPHTTPLFMAGVRLLPAGVLILIVAALMGRPQPTGWQAWLWIGLFALVDGTLFQGFLAEGLVRTSAGLGSVMIDSQPLAVALLSLWLFQEQIGVWGWLGLGLGVTGISLIGLPDEWIFGLLGTGTEVTIGNWQNLFASGEWLMLLAALSMAVGTVLIRYVTRYTDPVTATGWHMILGGLPLWGISSVLESQQWENLVTSEWLALGYATVFGSAIAYALFFYFASSGNLTSLSSLTFLTPVFALIFGHLLLSEVLSTLQWMGVFLTLISIYLINQRDQLAGKNQKLAVGEPANTQQPQVAGASTNKLNTVTVTMRKSESETLS; encoded by the coding sequence ATGCAACTGAAACTCAGTGCATCTAAACTACCCTTCGCTCCTCTCCTACTCATCGCCCCCTTTTTCCTATGGGGAACGGCAATGGTGGCCATGAAAGGAGTTATCCCCCATACAACACCACTGTTTATGGCGGGAGTACGTTTGCTACCAGCTGGTGTGTTAATTTTGATTGTCGCTGCCCTCATGGGTAGACCCCAGCCTACAGGTTGGCAAGCATGGCTATGGATTGGTTTATTTGCCTTAGTCGATGGCACATTATTTCAAGGCTTTTTAGCTGAAGGATTAGTGAGAACCAGTGCCGGTTTAGGTTCAGTGATGATTGACTCTCAACCTCTGGCTGTCGCCTTGCTGTCTTTGTGGCTATTTCAAGAACAGATTGGTGTTTGGGGATGGCTAGGGTTAGGCTTGGGAGTCACAGGTATTAGTTTAATTGGCTTACCAGATGAGTGGATTTTCGGTTTACTAGGTACAGGTACAGAGGTAACAATTGGTAACTGGCAAAATCTGTTTGCCAGTGGTGAGTGGTTAATGCTGTTGGCAGCTTTGTCTATGGCTGTGGGGACAGTGTTAATTCGGTATGTGACTCGGTATACTGATCCGGTGACAGCCACAGGATGGCATATGATTTTAGGTGGATTGCCATTATGGGGAATCTCATCAGTGCTGGAATCCCAGCAGTGGGAGAATCTTGTCACTTCTGAGTGGCTGGCACTAGGTTATGCTACGGTGTTTGGTAGTGCGATCGCCTACGCTTTATTTTTCTACTTTGCCTCTAGTGGTAATCTCACCAGTCTTAGCTCCCTAACTTTTCTCACGCCAGTGTTTGCTTTAATTTTTGGTCATCTATTGCTCTCAGAAGTCTTGAGTACATTGCAATGGATGGGAGTTTTTCTCACTTTAATCAGCATCTACCTCATCAATCAGCGTGATCAATTAGCAGGGAAAAATCAAAAGCTAGCTGTGGGAGAACCTGCTAATACACAGCAGCCGCAAGTTGCTGGAGCATCTACCAATAAGCTCAATACTGTAACTGTAACAATGAGAAAATCTGAGTCCGAAACTCTGTCTTAA
- a CDS encoding peptidoglycan-binding protein — MRLHRSSIFIITCLSGLGFYSSCASAAAPNLAPKVIQLTQVNSNLLAKEVVLQLGSQGSEVQKLQTQLQALGHYNDVIDGKYGQSTKIAVTEFQKARGLKRIDGIADRATQRNLQAALASKTNQLAVSNISQASDSNSQPSNQTPSNQTDFLWWSILGLGTLGSIGAILFLLRWFEQNKPQKYPQNAEFKALSPAKQDAVTLEPSIQEQELEHTATYEENTTQVTNSQITATSMLPVEPTSRLTKLSIVDELIKELRSNEPAKRHKAIWDLGQQGDSRAIQPLVNLLIDADSQQRSLILAALSEINIRTLKPINRALAISMQDDSPKVRQNAIRDLTRVYDMMAQMSQMLAHALEDPDTEVQATAKYALTQMNRMRGVSTAQTLLEDTPDDTAE; from the coding sequence ATGAGGCTACATCGCTCCTCAATTTTCATAATTACCTGTTTGTCTGGGCTGGGTTTTTACTCAAGTTGCGCTAGCGCAGCTGCACCTAACTTAGCTCCCAAAGTTATACAACTAACACAAGTTAATTCTAATTTACTGGCTAAGGAAGTTGTTCTCCAACTCGGTAGTCAAGGGTCAGAAGTGCAGAAGCTCCAAACACAATTGCAAGCATTAGGACACTACAATGATGTTATAGATGGCAAATACGGTCAAAGTACAAAAATTGCTGTCACTGAATTCCAGAAAGCCAGGGGTTTAAAAAGGATAGATGGAATTGCCGACCGAGCAACTCAGCGCAACCTGCAAGCAGCTTTGGCAAGTAAAACAAATCAACTGGCTGTCTCCAATATCAGTCAAGCTTCAGACTCGAACAGTCAACCCTCTAACCAAACCCCGTCAAACCAAACAGATTTCCTGTGGTGGTCAATATTGGGTCTGGGGACTTTAGGTAGTATTGGAGCTATTCTATTTTTGTTGAGATGGTTTGAGCAAAATAAACCACAAAAATATCCTCAAAACGCAGAATTCAAAGCCTTGAGTCCAGCAAAACAAGACGCTGTTACACTGGAACCATCCATACAAGAACAAGAGTTAGAACATACAGCTACTTATGAGGAAAATACTACTCAAGTCACAAATTCACAAATAACAGCAACATCCATGTTGCCTGTAGAACCGACTTCTCGTTTGACGAAACTGAGCATTGTTGATGAATTGATTAAGGAATTACGTAGTAACGAGCCTGCCAAACGACACAAAGCGATTTGGGATTTAGGTCAACAGGGTGATTCACGGGCTATTCAGCCACTGGTGAACCTGTTGATTGATGCGGATTCTCAACAACGTAGTTTAATTTTGGCTGCTTTGTCAGAAATTAATATCCGCACCCTTAAACCCATCAATCGCGCCTTAGCTATTTCTATGCAGGACGATAGTCCCAAAGTCAGGCAAAATGCTATCCGTGATTTGACTCGTGTTTATGACATGATGGCGCAAATGAGCCAAATGTTAGCCCATGCTCTAGAAGATCCTGATACTGAAGTCCAAGCTACAGCCAAATATGCTTTGACTCAGATGAATAGAATGCGGGGTGTATCAACTGCACAAACTTTACTAGAAGATACTCCAGACGACACAGCAGAATAA
- a CDS encoding DUF2141 domain-containing protein: MIKQVTVSMMLLATVGNLAWSSSAKANFQGKLTVNIDGLNNQKGQVCINLFASSQGFPSDRQRVFKQQCTKISEIPLQVSFENLPAGSYAVAVIHDENSDRTLNRNSLSMPTEGFGFSRNPEVRTKAPKFSETAFLVAGPNTNIQIQMTYL; the protein is encoded by the coding sequence ATGATTAAACAAGTCACAGTTAGCATGATGTTGCTGGCAACCGTAGGAAATTTGGCATGGTCGTCAAGTGCTAAGGCTAATTTTCAAGGTAAGCTGACTGTCAACATTGATGGTTTAAACAACCAAAAGGGGCAAGTCTGCATCAATTTATTTGCTAGCAGTCAAGGATTTCCTAGCGATCGCCAGCGTGTATTCAAGCAGCAATGTACTAAAATTAGTGAAATTCCTCTGCAAGTTAGCTTTGAAAATCTGCCAGCAGGTAGTTACGCTGTGGCTGTGATTCATGACGAAAATAGCGATCGCACTTTGAATCGTAATTCTCTCAGTATGCCCACAGAAGGCTTTGGTTTTTCCAGAAATCCAGAAGTTCGCACGAAAGCACCTAAATTTAGTGAAACAGCTTTTTTGGTAGCTGGCCCCAACACCAACATCCAAATTCAAATGACATATTTATAG
- a CDS encoding ATP-binding protein, which translates to MLATRSMTNADDFSLQLDSTLQELPVWEAQIEQYLPGNKLMSLFEQEPLLPGIILTKNQQFVGMVSRRRFFEHMSRPYSLGLFSMRPIESLYNFLETEMCILSGDMLIVEANQLALGRSPELVYEPILVKSQSGKYGILDCQQLLLANAQIHALTLAQLQRVEEQSQLAKAGFRDLKKNYSRLLQNEKMAALGQLVAGIAHEVNNPINFIAGNLVHATSYIHDLLALISLYRQHYPQPVAEIKNAIAQSELEFITDDLPELLTSMRTGCGRIEQIVRSLRNFSRLDESDKKTVDIHEGIDSALLILQSRLKNHKNRQNISILKEYGELPPVDCYPGLLNQVFMNLLANAIDALEEGMGNTPQIRIRTAITNNQQIIIRIADNGPGMPETVKQRLFDPFFTTKPVGKGTGLGLSICHQIIVEKHGGQLSCLSSLGQGAEFIMQIPIRPFTSN; encoded by the coding sequence ATGCTCGCTACCCGTAGCATGACTAATGCTGATGATTTCAGCTTGCAATTAGATTCGACCTTGCAAGAATTACCAGTATGGGAAGCTCAAATTGAGCAATATCTTCCAGGCAATAAACTGATGAGTTTATTTGAGCAAGAGCCTTTATTACCTGGGATTATCTTGACTAAAAATCAGCAATTTGTGGGAATGGTTTCACGGCGGAGATTTTTTGAGCATATGAGCCGCCCCTACAGTCTTGGGTTGTTTTCAATGCGTCCAATTGAAAGTCTCTATAACTTTTTGGAGACAGAAATGTGCATACTTTCTGGAGATATGCTGATTGTAGAAGCAAATCAGTTAGCATTAGGGCGATCACCCGAACTCGTTTATGAGCCTATTCTGGTCAAATCTCAATCTGGTAAGTATGGAATACTTGATTGCCAGCAATTACTTTTAGCTAATGCTCAGATTCATGCTCTCACCTTGGCTCAATTACAGCGCGTAGAGGAACAATCCCAATTAGCTAAAGCTGGTTTTCGGGACTTAAAGAAGAACTATAGCCGACTATTACAAAATGAGAAAATGGCGGCGTTAGGTCAGTTGGTAGCGGGTATTGCCCATGAAGTTAACAACCCCATCAACTTTATTGCGGGGAATCTTGTTCATGCTACTAGCTATATTCATGATTTACTCGCTTTGATTAGTTTGTATCGCCAGCACTATCCCCAACCTGTAGCAGAGATTAAAAATGCGATCGCTCAAAGTGAACTAGAATTTATCACAGACGATCTACCTGAGCTTTTAACTTCTATGCGAACTGGTTGCGGGCGCATTGAGCAGATTGTTCGCTCCTTGAGAAATTTTTCTCGCCTAGATGAATCTGACAAAAAAACAGTTGATATTCATGAAGGTATTGACAGTGCCTTGCTCATATTACAAAGCAGGCTTAAAAATCACAAAAATCGTCAAAATATTAGCATTCTTAAAGAATACGGCGAACTTCCCCCTGTAGATTGTTACCCTGGCTTGCTCAATCAAGTATTTATGAATCTGTTGGCAAATGCAATTGATGCGTTAGAGGAGGGAATGGGGAACACTCCCCAAATTCGGATTCGGACTGCAATTACTAATAATCAACAAATTATCATTCGCATCGCTGATAATGGCCCTGGTATGCCAGAAACTGTTAAACAGCGATTATTTGACCCATTTTTTACTACTAAACCTGTAGGTAAAGGTACGGGATTGGGGCTGTCTATCTGTCATCAAATTATTGTAGAAAAACACGGTGGACAGTTGTCTTGTTTATCGAGTCTAGGACAAGGGGCTGAATTTATCATGCAAATTCCTATCAGACCATTTACTTCTAATTAA
- the hetF gene encoding cell division protein HetF → MTQEFHISVTPVGQNDYLVRTEQVAPGVPLAEELVTWPVADWLAAAGHLMNDPLKAVLQGDAFASSTIAKNSVSLVTLGQQLYLALFQGTLRDSWITAQGIAQNHQQVLRLRLGLKDNRLARLPWEVMHAGDRPLATGPYIALSRYQSGISPTSRLTSSNRVKIAEDGRIKVLMVLASPSDQASLDLLKQESIKLQAELHRQLPRSSDGIHYLPEIELTLLDQPGREELTQTLEQGRYDVLHYSGHSDLGPNGGEIYLVSSRTGLTETLSGDDLAGLLVNNNIQMAVFNSCWGTYTATSENNAKDSWERNLTESLVKRGIQSVLAMSERIPDEVALTLTQLFYRNLSQGYPVDLCVSRVRQGLISAYGSHQLYWALPILYLQPEFDGFLYPKTAITASVDAPEEYSLPLTGTSNTTATYSHVIDDPEISLPIEGMIPSGLAHDSSGLDWLGEDTWGDLVDEIEYDDPTYAEDYAFVSDIFRQLDQQTTEDEELLLPEEVRQQQQDDSLLDRPLAPTSRETDLPRVVAAQTEETPQNLPEPWQNLRVLSSRARLRRQQWSILGMIGASAIAMVIAFTWWSQSRQIPRLPDIPPLPSQQLPQSNPVPTDIRQMTTAMVTTIATDKLNQGDLEGGLEAVEELLNRNVLTAAQTALNVIPPEQAQTASVNFLKGRLVWQSIQTGDLKYSIDDARRYWENAVKANPDSILYNNALGFANYAEGNLNRANDSWFRALDLALQRQNKTATTAISVNAEVPPEALTPYAGLALGLYKSAQGLTGNKQTEYINTAVKLRQTVLNSDPINFQVNKLSNNWLWTEEILADWRSLLQENSTRQSGR, encoded by the coding sequence GTGACCCAGGAATTTCACATTTCCGTGACTCCAGTAGGGCAGAATGACTACTTGGTGCGGACGGAACAAGTCGCGCCTGGGGTGCCATTGGCGGAGGAACTGGTGACTTGGCCTGTGGCTGATTGGTTAGCAGCTGCTGGGCATCTGATGAACGATCCATTAAAGGCAGTGTTACAGGGAGATGCGTTCGCCTCTAGTACCATCGCCAAAAACTCTGTTAGTTTGGTAACATTGGGTCAGCAACTTTATCTTGCACTGTTTCAAGGCACTCTTAGAGATAGTTGGATTACGGCTCAAGGCATTGCCCAGAATCATCAGCAGGTACTGCGTTTACGTTTGGGTCTTAAGGATAATAGGTTAGCACGTTTACCTTGGGAAGTGATGCACGCAGGCGATCGCCCCCTAGCAACAGGCCCCTATATTGCCCTGTCTCGTTATCAAAGCGGTATTTCTCCAACTTCTCGCTTAACCTCAAGCAATAGAGTGAAAATTGCGGAAGATGGTAGAATTAAAGTCTTAATGGTACTAGCATCCCCCTCAGATCAAGCTAGTTTAGATTTACTCAAACAAGAATCTATCAAACTACAAGCTGAACTACACCGTCAGCTACCAAGATCCTCAGATGGTATTCATTATCTGCCAGAAATTGAACTCACCTTGTTAGACCAGCCAGGTAGAGAAGAATTAACTCAAACTTTAGAACAAGGAAGATATGACGTTCTACATTACTCTGGCCACAGTGATTTGGGACCAAATGGGGGTGAAATCTATTTAGTTAGTAGCAGAACTGGTTTAACAGAAACCCTCAGTGGTGATGATTTAGCAGGTTTGCTAGTCAATAACAATATCCAAATGGCGGTATTTAACTCCTGTTGGGGAACGTACACCGCCACCAGTGAAAATAATGCCAAAGACTCCTGGGAACGGAACCTAACAGAAAGCCTTGTCAAACGCGGGATTCAAAGTGTTTTGGCAATGTCAGAACGGATTCCTGATGAAGTAGCCCTAACACTCACACAATTGTTTTACCGTAACCTCAGTCAAGGATATCCCGTTGATTTATGCGTGAGTCGGGTACGTCAAGGATTAATTTCTGCCTATGGTTCGCACCAATTATATTGGGCGTTACCAATTTTGTATCTCCAGCCAGAATTTGACGGTTTTCTGTACCCAAAAACTGCTATTACTGCAAGTGTCGATGCACCAGAGGAGTATAGTCTCCCTCTGACGGGAACCTCCAATACTACAGCGACTTACTCTCATGTGATTGATGATCCCGAAATATCTTTACCCATTGAGGGGATGATTCCCTCTGGTTTAGCCCATGATAGTTCCGGATTAGATTGGTTAGGGGAAGATACCTGGGGCGATTTAGTTGATGAAATTGAGTACGATGATCCTACCTATGCAGAAGATTATGCTTTTGTTTCAGACATATTTCGTCAATTAGATCAACAAACTACTGAGGATGAAGAACTATTACTACCAGAAGAAGTTAGACAACAACAGCAAGATGATAGTCTTTTAGACAGACCGCTAGCTCCTACATCAAGAGAAACAGACCTACCAAGGGTAGTTGCGGCACAGACAGAGGAAACTCCCCAAAACTTGCCAGAACCTTGGCAAAATTTGCGTGTCTTATCCTCAAGAGCGCGGCTGCGTCGTCAACAATGGTCGATTTTAGGTATGATTGGGGCTAGTGCGATCGCTATGGTGATAGCTTTTACTTGGTGGTCGCAAAGTCGTCAGATACCAAGATTACCAGATATTCCACCCCTCCCAAGCCAACAGTTACCTCAGTCTAACCCAGTTCCTACGGATATCCGACAAATGACTACAGCAATGGTTACAACCATTGCCACAGACAAGTTAAATCAAGGTGATTTAGAAGGGGGGTTAGAAGCTGTAGAAGAATTACTGAATCGTAATGTGTTAACTGCTGCTCAAACAGCCCTGAATGTGATTCCGCCAGAGCAAGCGCAGACAGCATCTGTCAACTTTCTCAAAGGGCGATTAGTTTGGCAGTCGATCCAAACGGGAGATCTAAAATATAGTATTGATGATGCTCGCCGTTACTGGGAAAATGCTGTCAAAGCTAACCCAGACTCAATTTTATATAATAATGCTTTAGGATTTGCCAACTATGCTGAAGGTAATTTAAATCGAGCTAATGACTCTTGGTTTAGGGCGTTAGATTTAGCACTCCAAAGGCAAAATAAAACTGCTACCACAGCAATATCTGTCAATGCAGAAGTACCTCCTGAAGCGTTAACGCCCTATGCGGGTTTGGCTCTCGGACTATATAAATCTGCACAGGGTTTGACTGGCAATAAACAAACTGAATATATTAATACAGCCGTCAAGTTAAGACAAACAGTTCTTAACTCTGATCCTATCAATTTCCAAGTGAATAAATTAAGCAATAATTGGCTGTGGACAGAAGAAATTTTAGCAGATTGGCGATCGCTCCTTCAGGAAAACAGCACCAGACAGTCAGGCAGATAG
- a CDS encoding S8 family peptidase produces MRKLIILCLFVIGLVSAVFGFLNFQGLAAKGEFETILLDFREDIPAEVIKQDLQAIAQKYNVTPQLDNKFSAQDNVYIIKGDRDRLKELKKSPFAKATEIIEPNYIYKLIEPAAKPTWLGELLRPQDSEEVQPSLTAPNDEYYSKQWNLHKIGVESAWSQTKGSGVTVAVIDTGVTKVRDLYETKFVKGYDFVNDKEEASDDNGHGTHVAGTIAQATNNKYGVAGIAYEAKLMPLKVLSAYGGGTVADIAEAIKFAADKGADVINMSLGGGGESQLLKQAIDYAHSKGVVIIAAAGNENENSAAYPARYPYVIGVSAFGPDGEKAPYSNFGAGVDISAPGGTDAGAILQETINEEGESVFLGLQGTSMASPHVAGVAALVKAKGIQEPEEILKVLKQSARVIKDDSLNYYGAGQLNAEAAVKLATDGQISFQDFFRWLRDNGYLNPGFWIDGGAVALLPKILMVVGSYLLAWFLRVYFPFAWSWSLSSGLIFGSSGLFFLQGIYIFDLPQWPFRVLGSSIPELGNTIQGTGALNPIFASVLIPIVLMALLLGHPNWKWFAIGSTLGVAACLTVSAVLDPAVWGLGSENLARIFLIANALLCYGLARLALKNEGQTA; encoded by the coding sequence ATGAGAAAACTTATAATATTGTGCTTGTTTGTCATCGGGTTAGTATCGGCTGTATTTGGGTTCCTGAATTTTCAGGGACTAGCAGCTAAGGGCGAATTCGAGACAATTTTGTTAGATTTCCGCGAAGATATTCCAGCAGAGGTAATCAAACAAGATTTACAAGCGATCGCACAAAAATACAACGTTACTCCTCAATTAGATAATAAATTCTCAGCACAAGACAATGTTTATATTATCAAAGGCGATCGCGATCGCCTCAAAGAATTAAAGAAATCTCCCTTTGCTAAAGCTACAGAAATTATCGAGCCGAATTATATCTACAAACTAATTGAGCCGGCAGCTAAACCCACTTGGCTAGGCGAACTCTTAAGACCCCAAGATAGCGAAGAGGTACAACCCTCATTAACTGCACCCAACGACGAATATTACAGCAAACAGTGGAATCTCCACAAAATTGGCGTTGAAAGTGCATGGAGTCAAACTAAAGGTAGTGGTGTCACAGTCGCAGTCATTGACACAGGTGTTACCAAAGTCCGGGACTTATACGAAACAAAATTCGTCAAAGGCTACGATTTCGTCAACGACAAAGAAGAAGCCAGCGATGACAACGGACACGGTACTCATGTCGCCGGTACTATCGCCCAAGCCACCAATAATAAATATGGTGTAGCAGGCATTGCCTACGAAGCCAAACTCATGCCTTTGAAAGTGCTGAGTGCCTACGGTGGTGGAACCGTTGCTGATATTGCCGAAGCCATTAAATTTGCGGCTGACAAAGGCGCAGATGTAATTAATATGAGCTTAGGGGGTGGCGGTGAAAGTCAACTTCTCAAACAAGCAATTGACTATGCCCACAGCAAAGGTGTAGTCATCATTGCCGCAGCCGGTAACGAAAACGAAAACTCCGCCGCCTATCCCGCCCGTTACCCTTACGTTATTGGGGTTTCTGCCTTTGGCCCCGACGGAGAAAAAGCCCCCTATTCTAACTTTGGTGCTGGCGTTGATATTTCCGCCCCTGGTGGCACTGATGCTGGGGCGATTCTACAAGAAACCATCAACGAAGAAGGGGAAAGTGTATTTCTGGGACTCCAAGGGACAAGCATGGCTTCTCCTCACGTTGCCGGTGTAGCCGCTTTAGTTAAAGCTAAAGGCATCCAAGAACCAGAGGAAATTTTAAAAGTTCTCAAGCAGTCAGCCAGAGTCATTAAAGATGACAGCTTGAACTACTACGGTGCGGGACAACTCAACGCCGAAGCAGCCGTGAAACTCGCCACCGACGGACAAATCAGTTTCCAAGATTTCTTCCGGTGGTTACGCGATAACGGTTATCTCAACCCTGGTTTTTGGATAGATGGCGGTGCAGTGGCACTGTTACCAAAGATATTGATGGTAGTTGGTTCCTATCTGCTAGCGTGGTTTTTGCGGGTTTACTTCCCCTTCGCTTGGAGTTGGTCATTATCTAGCGGCTTAATTTTTGGCAGTTCCGGGTTATTCTTCCTCCAAGGCATCTATATATTTGACTTACCCCAATGGCCGTTCCGCGTTTTAGGTAGTTCCATTCCCGAATTAGGCAACACCATTCAAGGAACTGGTGCTTTAAATCCCATATTTGCTAGTGTATTAATTCCAATTGTGTTGATGGCATTATTACTAGGTCATCCCAACTGGAAATGGTTCGCCATTGGTTCTACCCTAGGTGTAGCCGCTTGCTTAACAGTCAGTGCAGTTTTAGACCCAGCAGTTTGGGGTTTAGGTAGTGAGAACTTAGCCAGGATATTCCTCATAGCCAACGCCTTACTCTGTTATGGACTAGCTCGTTTAGCATTGAAAAACGAAGGACAAACAGCATAA
- the thiD gene encoding bifunctional hydroxymethylpyrimidine kinase/phosphomethylpyrimidine kinase: MNTETIFRVPVALTIAGSDSGGGAGIQADLRTFAFHCVHGASAITCVTAQNTLGVARVDAMSSEAVVAQIQTVVEDIGLQATKTGMLLNQEIIAAVAQQVEALQIHNLVVDPVMVSRTGAQLIDDDAVKTLREQLIPKAAIITPNRYEAQILSGLPVNSLDDMRAAAQVIHRNFKAKVVLVKGGGMVGNARGVDIWFDGQKLETLTTQQVDTKNTHGTGCTLSAAIAANLAKSEDLWQSVQQAKKYVTTALTYTLDIGKGQGPVGHFFPLLQSEGVVSGE, encoded by the coding sequence ATGAATACTGAAACAATATTTAGGGTTCCGGTTGCATTAACAATTGCAGGTTCCGATAGTGGTGGTGGTGCAGGAATTCAAGCTGATTTACGCACATTTGCTTTTCACTGTGTCCACGGTGCTAGTGCTATCACCTGTGTCACTGCACAAAATACTCTAGGGGTGGCGCGAGTGGATGCTATGTCGTCAGAAGCTGTTGTAGCCCAAATACAAACCGTAGTTGAGGATATTGGGTTACAGGCGACGAAAACTGGTATGTTACTCAATCAGGAAATTATTGCGGCTGTTGCCCAGCAGGTAGAGGCTTTACAAATACATAACTTAGTTGTTGACCCGGTGATGGTATCACGTACAGGGGCGCAATTAATTGATGATGATGCCGTCAAGACACTCCGTGAGCAACTGATACCCAAGGCAGCTATTATTACACCAAATCGCTACGAAGCTCAGATTTTAAGTGGTTTACCAGTAAACTCTCTGGATGATATGAGGGCAGCCGCGCAAGTAATTCACCGCAATTTCAAAGCGAAGGTGGTTTTAGTGAAGGGTGGAGGAATGGTAGGAAATGCCCGTGGTGTTGATATTTGGTTTGATGGACAAAAGCTAGAAACATTAACTACACAGCAAGTAGACACTAAGAATACTCACGGTACTGGTTGTACTTTATCAGCTGCGATCGCTGCCAATCTAGCTAAAAGTGAAGATTTATGGCAATCTGTACAGCAAGCTAAGAAATATGTTACTACTGCACTCACTTACACATTAGATATCGGCAAAGGACAAGGCCCTGTAGGTCATTTTTTCCCATTACTGCAAAGTGAGGGAGTGGTGAGTGGAGAATAG